From the genome of Bombus huntii isolate Logan2020A chromosome 14, iyBomHunt1.1, whole genome shotgun sequence, one region includes:
- the LOC126873362 gene encoding telomerase Cajal body protein 1 encodes MECCEDTETTTKPVVDTPESVAIEESSIFKDTKVSQDFQKEEILRGRKGKGATEKIPVVAEKIRENITGKIPEVTEKLEEDIIRKIPEVQNNESLLLTSEIEAIKNIEETYSTNWFYYNWNNSPRLLCEATAEYQTTESYENFTKGCQWSPDRTCLLVPSEDFRIRIYELPTELYSEKIPSNLSSTKFSAALTVKEGGLIYDACWYPFMNSWEPASCCFLSTSKESPIHLWDAFNGELRATYRAYNQVDEVEAAISIQFIDSAKEVWAGFKNALRVFNVEHPGRQINTIQFKRDFPNVIGLVSCIRENPIMPGLVAFGTYSKNIGLYRDGPLCTFKTGSGVTQIEFSPCGTKLFSVVRRSNEFLCWDLRNPGNVLYSLEGRQSDTNQRIQFDITSNGDEIVSGGTNGDIKIWKLPQSSNCEDLNASHKIKLSCDCINGVSLHKSLPIIATSTGQRFCDSLPQGRDNSVRLWLCS; translated from the exons ATGGAATGTTGTGAAGATACAGAAACAACTACAAAACCTGTTGTAGATACG cCAGAATCAGTGGCGATTGAAGAATCATCAATTTTCAAAGACACAAAAGTGTCACAAGATTttcaaaaagaagaaattttaagagggagaaaaggaaaaggtgCTACAGAGAAAATACCAGTAGTCGCGGAAAAGATAAGAGAAAATATTACAGGGAAAATACCAGAAGTAACAGAAAAATTAGAGGaagatattataaggaaaataCCAGAAGTACAAAACAATGAAAGCTTGCTACTTACTAGTGAAATTGAagctataaaaaatatagaagaaacatACTCAACCAATTGGTTTTATTACAATTGGAATAATTCTCCAAGATTATTATGCGAAGCAACTGCAGAATATCAGACAACTGAATCAtatgaaaattttacaaagGGTTGTCAGTGGTCTCCTGATAGAACATGTTTACTAGTACCTTCAGAAGATTTTAGGATTCGAATTTATGAACTCCCTACAGAATTATATTCTGAAAAAATTCCTTCAAATTTATCATCCACAAAATTTTCAGCAGCTTTAACAGTAAAAGAAGGAGGACTTATATATGATGCTTGTTGGTATCCTTTTATGAATTCATGGGAACCTGCAAGTTGTTGCTTTTTAAGTACAAGTAAAGAAAGTCCTATACATTTATGGGATGCTTTTAATGGTGAATTAAGAGCAACTTATCGAGCTTATAATCA AGTTGATGAAGTAGAAGCTGCAATTAGTATACAATTTATTGACTCTGCTAAAGAAGTATGGGCTGGCTTCAAAAATGCTTTAAGAGTGTTTAATGTGGAACATCCAGGTCGCCAAATAAATACCATTCAATTTAAAAGAGATTTTCCAAATGTAATAGGTCTAGTTTCCTGTATTCGAGAAAATCCAATTATGCCAGGATTAGTTGCTTTTGGTACATATTCTAAGAACATTG GTTTATATAGAGATGGGCCATTATGTACTTTTAAAACAGGAAGCGGAGTGACTCAAATTGAATTTAGCCCTTGTggaacaaaattattttctgtaGTTAGGCGTagtaatgaatttttatgttGGGATTTGCGTAACCCAGGTAATGTTCTGTACTCCCTTGAAGGACGCCAGTCTGATACAAATCAGAGAATTCAGTTTGACATTACATCTAATGGAGACGAAATAGTTTCGG gtGGTACAAATGGAGATattaaaatttggaaattacCACAAAGTTCAAATTGCGAAGATCTTAATGCAtcacataaaataaaattatcatgtGACTGTATAAATGGTGTAAGCTTGCACAAAAGTTTACCCATCATTGCTACCAGTACAGGACAAAGGTTTTGTGATAGCCTACCACAAGGTAGGGACAATAGTGTACGACTATGGTTGTGTTCTTAA